The following are from one region of the Jatrophihabitans telluris genome:
- a CDS encoding NfeD family protein, with product MPTWLLWIIAAGLLAVAEAFSLDLVLIMLAGAALVGAGADAVGVPEPLQLVLAVIAGAVLLLFVRPLARRHLTPGVHATNADALVGKEAVVLAPVTYTSGRVRLNGGEWSARAAERAQNFAPGTTVQVVAIEGATAVVWYGPPD from the coding sequence ATGCCCACCTGGTTGCTCTGGATCATCGCGGCCGGACTGCTCGCCGTGGCGGAGGCGTTCTCGCTGGATCTGGTGTTGATCATGCTCGCCGGTGCGGCGCTGGTCGGTGCCGGCGCCGACGCCGTAGGCGTCCCCGAGCCGCTACAGCTCGTCCTGGCCGTGATCGCCGGCGCGGTCCTGTTGCTCTTCGTGCGCCCCCTGGCCCGGCGGCACCTCACCCCCGGGGTGCACGCCACGAACGCCGACGCGCTGGTCGGCAAGGAGGCGGTCGTGCTGGCCCCGGTCACCTACACCTCGGGCCGGGTTCGCCTCAACGGAGGCGAGTGGTCGGCCCGCGCGGCCGAACGCGCCCAGAACTTCGCGCCGGGCACCACCGTGCAGGTGGTGGCCATCGAGGGTGCGACCGCGGTGGTCTGGTACGGCCCGCCCGACTGA
- a CDS encoding SDR family NAD(P)-dependent oxidoreductase, with amino-acid sequence MIPAAFDLAGQVAVVTGAGSPDGIGFATAALLGELGAAVVLGGTSERVHQRAGELREQGVQAEAVIGDLTDPDTAARTVAAAMRQWNRLDILVNNAGMISVAEPDFQAGTLLETDVVSWQSSLRRNLDTAFHMTRAALAVMRGRGYGRVVMVSSVTGPVMAMRADVAYASAKAGIVGFARALAVDHGSEGITVNAVAPGWIATGSQTESESADGRHTPLGRSGRAEEVAAAIAWLASPGAAYVTGQCLVVDGGNSVAEQRAT; translated from the coding sequence ATGATTCCTGCCGCATTCGACCTGGCCGGACAGGTCGCCGTCGTGACCGGTGCCGGCAGCCCCGACGGGATCGGGTTCGCCACCGCCGCTCTGCTCGGTGAGCTCGGCGCCGCCGTCGTGCTCGGCGGAACCAGCGAGCGGGTGCACCAGCGTGCCGGCGAACTGCGGGAGCAAGGCGTGCAGGCCGAGGCGGTCATCGGCGACCTCACCGATCCGGACACCGCGGCCCGCACCGTCGCGGCGGCCATGCGGCAGTGGAACCGGCTCGACATCCTCGTCAACAACGCGGGGATGATCTCGGTCGCGGAGCCGGACTTCCAGGCGGGCACGCTGCTCGAGACCGATGTGGTCAGCTGGCAGTCCTCGCTGCGGCGCAACCTGGATACCGCCTTCCACATGACACGGGCGGCGTTGGCCGTGATGCGCGGGCGCGGCTACGGCCGCGTCGTCATGGTGTCCAGCGTCACCGGACCGGTCATGGCCATGCGGGCCGACGTGGCCTACGCCAGCGCCAAGGCCGGCATCGTCGGCTTCGCCCGGGCCCTGGCGGTCGACCACGGCAGTGAGGGCATCACCGTCAACGCCGTCGCCCCGGGCTGGATCGCCACCGGGTCACAGACCGAGTCCGAGTCGGCCGACGGGCGGCACACGCCGCTCGGGCGAAGCGGTCGCGCCGAGGAGGTGGCCGCCGCGATCGCCTGGTTGGCCTCACCCGGCGCTGCCTACGTCACCGGCCAATGCCTCGTCGTCGACGGCGGGAACTCGGTCGCCGAACAGCGGGCCACCTGA
- a CDS encoding alpha-1,4-glucan--maltose-1-phosphate maltosyltransferase has protein sequence MAGRLGLTAIHPVISAGNDLAPLPSRAAVGEPVTIEATVFREGHDAVAASVILRNPKGKAVAAGAELNRMHPLGGGTDRWRTEVIATSPGMWTYQVEAWSDPLATWYHAIEVKVDAGQNAEELANDLELGARLFEKVAELARTKAEAKLAHAAVKDLRREDVDVPLRITRSLTREVRDLAYRYPVRELITAGPKYEIWVDRTRALYGAWYEFFPRSIGAELAGDPHDPARPARHGTFADATKHLDYVRDMGFDVVYLPPIHPIGKINRKGPNNTLNAKPTDTGSPWAIGSAEGGHDAIHPELGDERDFAAFVTRARELNMEVALDLALQCAPDHPWVSSHPEWFTTLPDGTIAYAENPPKKYQDIYPLNFDNDPKGLYAESLRVTMLWVERGVRIFRVDNPHTKPLDFWQWLIAAVKKKYPDVLFLAEAFTRPAMMHELAKVGFTQSYTYFTWRNTAWELQQYGEELVAGSDYMRPNFFPNTPDILNEFLQHSGRPGFAIRAVLASMMSPTYGVYSGFELFEGTAVRPGSEEYLDSEKYQLRPRDYYGAIDRGDSLAPMLTRLNEIRRAHPSLHQLRNLRFHASENDGVIIFSKRDERSGDTILVVCSMDPHNVREGWVHLRLDWLGVDWFAGFTASDLLSGANYQWGEHNFVRLTPDQPAHIFAVHPLS, from the coding sequence ATGGCCGGACGACTTGGACTCACCGCAATCCACCCCGTTATCAGCGCTGGCAACGATCTCGCTCCGCTGCCGTCCCGAGCGGCGGTCGGCGAACCCGTCACCATCGAGGCGACGGTGTTCCGAGAGGGGCACGACGCCGTCGCCGCCTCCGTGATCCTGCGCAACCCCAAGGGCAAGGCCGTGGCGGCCGGGGCCGAGCTGAACCGGATGCATCCGCTCGGCGGCGGGACCGACCGCTGGCGGACCGAGGTGATCGCGACCTCACCCGGAATGTGGACCTACCAGGTGGAAGCCTGGAGCGACCCGCTGGCCACCTGGTACCACGCCATCGAGGTCAAGGTCGATGCCGGACAGAACGCCGAGGAGCTGGCCAACGACCTCGAGCTCGGCGCGCGCCTGTTCGAGAAGGTCGCCGAGCTGGCCCGCACCAAGGCCGAGGCCAAGCTCGCCCACGCCGCCGTGAAGGATCTGCGCCGCGAGGACGTCGACGTGCCGCTGCGGATCACCCGGTCCCTGACCCGCGAGGTCCGTGACCTGGCCTACCGGTATCCGGTGCGCGAGCTGATCACGGCCGGCCCGAAGTACGAGATCTGGGTGGACCGCACCCGTGCCCTGTACGGCGCCTGGTACGAGTTCTTCCCCCGTTCGATCGGCGCGGAGCTGGCCGGCGACCCGCACGACCCGGCCCGGCCGGCGCGCCACGGCACCTTCGCCGACGCCACCAAGCATCTGGACTACGTCCGCGACATGGGCTTCGACGTGGTCTACCTGCCACCGATCCACCCGATCGGCAAGATCAACCGCAAGGGCCCGAACAACACTCTCAACGCCAAGCCCACCGACACCGGCTCGCCGTGGGCCATCGGGTCCGCCGAGGGCGGCCACGACGCGATCCACCCCGAACTGGGCGACGAGCGGGACTTCGCGGCCTTCGTGACCCGGGCGCGCGAACTCAACATGGAGGTGGCGCTCGACCTGGCCCTGCAGTGCGCGCCCGACCATCCCTGGGTGAGCTCGCACCCGGAGTGGTTCACGACCCTGCCCGACGGGACGATCGCCTACGCCGAGAACCCGCCGAAGAAGTACCAGGACATCTACCCGCTCAACTTCGACAACGACCCCAAGGGCCTGTACGCCGAGTCACTGCGCGTCACGATGCTCTGGGTCGAACGCGGGGTCCGGATCTTCCGCGTCGACAACCCGCACACCAAGCCGTTGGACTTCTGGCAATGGCTCATCGCGGCGGTCAAGAAGAAGTATCCGGACGTCCTCTTCCTCGCCGAGGCCTTCACCCGGCCGGCGATGATGCACGAATTGGCCAAGGTGGGCTTCACCCAGAGCTATACCTACTTCACGTGGCGCAACACCGCCTGGGAGCTGCAGCAGTACGGCGAGGAACTGGTGGCCGGGTCGGACTACATGCGCCCGAACTTCTTCCCGAACACCCCGGACATCCTGAACGAGTTCCTGCAGCATTCCGGCCGCCCGGGCTTCGCGATCAGGGCGGTGCTCGCGTCGATGATGTCTCCGACCTACGGCGTGTACTCGGGTTTCGAGCTCTTCGAAGGGACGGCCGTGCGCCCCGGTTCGGAGGAATACCTGGACTCGGAGAAGTACCAGCTCCGCCCGCGTGACTACTACGGCGCGATCGATCGGGGAGATTCGCTGGCGCCGATGCTGACCCGGCTCAACGAGATCCGGCGCGCGCACCCGTCCCTGCACCAACTGCGCAACCTGAGGTTCCACGCCAGCGAGAACGACGGCGTGATCATCTTCAGCAAGCGGGACGAGCGCAGCGGCGACACCATCCTGGTGGTCTGCTCGATGGATCCGCACAACGTCCGCGAAGGGTGGGTGCACCTGCGGCTCGACTGGCTCGGCGTCGACTGGTTCGCCGGTTTCACCGCCAGTGACCTGCTGTCCGGGGCGAACTATCAGTGGGGCGAGCACAACTTCGTCCGGCTCACCCCGGACCAGCCGGCGCACATCTTCGCGGTGCACCCGCTGAGCTGA
- the glgP gene encoding alpha-glucan family phosphorylase gives MKALRRLTVRAALPEQLAPLGEIVANLRWSWHPDSLDLLESVDPELWADCNGDPARLLGGVSTDRLAALAKDRKFLRRLSDVSDDLKDYLDQPRWYQNQQAEGKQLPTSIAYFSPEFGITEVLPQYSGGLGILAGDHLKAASDLGAPIIGVGLLYRAGYFAQSLSREGWQQERYPSLDPQGLPLTPLRDAEGNLARVVLDLPEGRALHAQIWIASVGRVPLLLLDSDVEENDAAARGVTDRLYGGGPEHRLLQELLLGVGGVRAIRAYCAITGHDAPEVFHTNEGHAGFLGIERISELTDGEAKLGFEEALTAVRAGTVFTTHTPVPAGIDRFDRTLIEAYLADVPGVPVEQILTLGAEEDATKFNMAHMGLRLGQRANGVARLHGRVSRSMFNNLWPGFDSDEVPITSITNGVHAPTWMAREILDLAEKVAGSDALAAGSGWDAIDSISDSELWTIKRGLRERLVGEIRRRVRISSMERGFSPVELTWTSTMFDPDVLTIGFARRVPSYKRLTLMLSDPGRLKKILTDPERPVQIVVAGKSHPADDGGKELIAQLVRFADDPEVRHRIAFLPDYDIGMARYLYWGSDVWLNNPLRPLEACGTSGMKAALNGGLNLSIRDGWWDEWCEDGKNGWEIPSADDSLSGTTDKHRDAVEAAALYDLIEHQVAQRYYDRNNKGVPTQWVSMVRYTLKSLGPKVLATRMVRDYIFNLYAPAARSGRVMIADDYASAKDLAAWKSWVAGAWKDVAVRHVDSQVEGDPTLGGSLQLRAEVAVSGLKSSDVQVQAVFGPVDADNRITSPSVVTLEFADERDHVAFFTGEIPLSKAGAFGYTVRALPTHPLLANPAETGLIAVAHH, from the coding sequence ATGAAGGCTCTCCGTCGACTTACTGTTCGTGCCGCTCTCCCGGAGCAGCTCGCCCCGCTGGGGGAGATTGTGGCCAACCTGCGTTGGTCCTGGCACCCTGATTCCCTTGATCTGCTCGAATCGGTCGACCCGGAGCTGTGGGCTGACTGCAACGGTGATCCCGCCCGGCTCCTGGGTGGTGTGAGCACCGACCGGCTGGCGGCCCTGGCCAAGGACCGCAAGTTCCTGCGCCGGCTCTCGGACGTCTCCGATGACCTCAAGGACTACCTGGATCAGCCGCGCTGGTACCAGAACCAGCAGGCCGAGGGCAAGCAACTGCCCACCAGCATCGCCTACTTCTCGCCCGAATTCGGCATCACCGAGGTGCTGCCCCAGTACTCCGGCGGCCTCGGCATCCTGGCCGGCGATCACCTCAAGGCCGCCTCCGACCTGGGCGCACCGATCATCGGGGTGGGGCTGCTCTACCGCGCCGGTTACTTCGCCCAGTCCCTGTCGCGCGAGGGTTGGCAGCAGGAGCGCTATCCCTCGCTGGACCCGCAGGGCTTGCCATTGACCCCGCTGCGCGACGCCGAGGGCAACCTTGCCCGTGTCGTGCTCGACCTGCCCGAGGGCAGGGCGCTGCACGCCCAGATCTGGATCGCCTCGGTCGGCCGGGTGCCGCTGTTGCTGCTCGACTCCGACGTCGAGGAGAACGACGCCGCGGCGCGTGGCGTCACCGACCGGCTCTACGGCGGCGGCCCTGAGCACCGTCTGCTTCAGGAGCTGCTGCTCGGGGTGGGCGGCGTCCGCGCCATCCGCGCCTACTGCGCCATCACCGGCCACGACGCGCCGGAGGTGTTCCACACCAACGAGGGCCATGCCGGCTTCCTCGGCATCGAGCGCATCAGCGAACTCACCGACGGCGAGGCCAAGCTCGGTTTCGAGGAGGCCCTCACCGCCGTTCGCGCCGGGACCGTCTTCACCACCCACACTCCCGTGCCCGCCGGTATCGACCGGTTCGACCGCACGCTCATCGAGGCTTACCTGGCCGATGTGCCGGGCGTGCCCGTCGAGCAGATCCTCACCCTCGGCGCCGAGGAGGACGCGACCAAGTTCAACATGGCCCACATGGGCCTGCGGCTCGGTCAGCGCGCCAACGGCGTCGCCCGGCTGCACGGCCGGGTGAGTCGCTCGATGTTCAACAACCTGTGGCCCGGCTTCGACTCCGACGAGGTGCCGATCACCTCGATCACCAACGGTGTCCACGCTCCGACCTGGATGGCCCGCGAGATCCTCGACCTGGCCGAGAAGGTCGCGGGCTCCGACGCGTTGGCCGCCGGCAGTGGCTGGGACGCCATCGACTCGATCTCCGATTCCGAGCTGTGGACGATCAAGCGCGGGCTGCGCGAGCGGCTCGTCGGCGAGATCCGGCGCCGGGTCCGCATCTCCAGCATGGAGCGCGGGTTCTCCCCGGTCGAGCTGACCTGGACCTCGACGATGTTCGACCCGGACGTGCTCACCATCGGCTTCGCCCGCCGGGTGCCGTCCTACAAGCGGCTCACCCTGATGTTGTCCGACCCGGGCCGGCTGAAGAAGATCCTGACCGACCCCGAGCGCCCGGTCCAGATCGTCGTCGCCGGCAAGTCGCACCCGGCCGATGACGGTGGCAAGGAACTCATCGCCCAGCTCGTCCGCTTCGCCGACGATCCCGAGGTCCGGCACCGGATCGCCTTCCTTCCCGACTACGACATCGGGATGGCCCGCTACCTCTACTGGGGCAGCGACGTCTGGCTGAACAACCCGTTGCGCCCGTTGGAGGCCTGTGGGACCTCGGGCATGAAGGCCGCTCTGAACGGCGGGTTGAACCTGTCGATCAGGGACGGTTGGTGGGACGAGTGGTGCGAGGACGGCAAGAACGGCTGGGAGATCCCGTCGGCCGACGATTCGCTGTCCGGCACCACCGACAAGCACCGTGATGCCGTCGAGGCCGCCGCGCTCTACGACCTCATCGAGCATCAGGTCGCACAGCGCTACTACGACCGCAACAACAAGGGCGTGCCCACCCAGTGGGTGTCGATGGTGCGCTACACGTTGAAGTCACTCGGCCCCAAGGTGCTGGCCACCCGCATGGTCCGCGACTACATCTTCAACCTCTACGCCCCGGCCGCTCGATCAGGCCGGGTGATGATCGCCGACGACTACGCCTCCGCCAAGGATCTGGCCGCCTGGAAGAGCTGGGTCGCCGGCGCCTGGAAGGACGTCGCGGTCCGGCACGTCGACTCCCAGGTCGAGGGTGACCCGACCCTGGGCGGCTCGTTGCAGCTGCGGGCCGAGGTCGCCGTGTCCGGCCTGAAGTCCTCCGACGTCCAGGTCCAGGCAGTCTTCGGTCCGGTGGACGCGGACAACCGCATCACTTCGCCGAGCGTCGTCACGTTGGAGTTCGCCGACGAGCGCGATCACGTGGCGTTCTTCACCGGCGAGATTCCACTGTCCAAGGCGGGTGCCTTCGGCTACACGGTGCGGGCGCTGCCGACGCATCCGTTGCTGGCCAATCCGGCTGAGACCGGCTTGATCGCCGTCGCCCACCACTGA
- the glgX gene encoding glycogen debranching protein GlgX, with protein MEPTLDLSESLARRLGTPADKLVAWPGKPFPLGASWDGEGTNFAVWSPKATGVEVCLFDHGGVERRVRLAEQSFHIWHGYVPGVNPGQRYGYRVDGPNNPRNGDLFNPAKLLIDPYAKAIDGHFLDAPACYADNNQDSAPFVPRSVVVLDGFPWGGDRRPHTPWDDTIIYELHVRGFTQTHPDIPEELRGTYAGLAHPAAISYLKNLGVTAVELMPIHHFLDEPALQRRGLRNYWGYNSIGFFAPHAAYATHTGSLGGNQVREFKAMVRALHAAGIEVILDVVYNHTAEAEPDGPMLSFRGLSNPDYYRLNPDDRSRYLDYTGCGNTVDARIPTVLQLMMDSLRYWVTEMHVDGFRFDLASALARSLHDVDKLSSFFDTIHQDPVISQVKLIAEPWDVGDGGYQVGEFPPLWTEWNGKYRDTVRDFWAHGAGGVRDLAYRLTGSSDLYGDDGRLPFASINFVTAHDGFTLRDLATYERKHNEANGENNRDGTDDNRSVNFGVEGETADSTITTLRLQQVRAVMTTLVLSTGVPMITAGDERWRTQGGNNNAYCQDNPTSWIDWRDRDEVADLQTLTRRLIELRKQSPVLRQRAFFEGHPVNGGDGCKDLAWFHPAGKELDDGNWFDRSLRTVGMYLDGRGLRHRGPRGELIIDDSYLLLFHSGDDAIDFTVPALPWGTSYEVVVDTTEVGGLPASGEGSDLVDGGDTITLDARSVLVFRVHRS; from the coding sequence ATGGAACCGACTCTCGACCTCTCCGAATCGCTGGCCCGACGACTCGGCACGCCGGCGGACAAGCTCGTAGCCTGGCCCGGCAAGCCCTTCCCACTCGGGGCGAGCTGGGACGGCGAAGGCACCAACTTCGCCGTCTGGTCACCGAAGGCGACCGGCGTCGAGGTGTGCCTGTTCGACCACGGTGGCGTGGAACGACGGGTCCGGCTCGCCGAACAGTCCTTCCACATCTGGCACGGCTACGTCCCGGGCGTCAACCCCGGCCAGCGCTACGGCTACCGCGTCGACGGCCCGAACAACCCGCGCAACGGCGACCTCTTCAACCCGGCGAAGCTGCTGATCGACCCGTACGCCAAGGCCATCGACGGCCATTTTCTCGACGCGCCCGCCTGCTACGCCGACAACAACCAGGACTCGGCGCCGTTCGTGCCACGCTCGGTGGTCGTGCTCGACGGCTTTCCGTGGGGCGGCGACCGGCGCCCGCACACGCCCTGGGACGACACGATCATCTACGAGCTTCACGTGCGGGGGTTCACGCAGACCCATCCGGACATTCCCGAGGAGTTGCGCGGCACCTACGCCGGCCTGGCCCATCCGGCGGCCATCTCCTACCTCAAGAACCTCGGGGTCACCGCCGTCGAGCTGATGCCGATCCATCACTTCCTCGACGAGCCGGCGTTGCAGCGCCGGGGGCTGAGGAACTACTGGGGCTACAACTCCATCGGCTTCTTCGCGCCGCACGCCGCCTACGCAACGCACACGGGCAGCCTCGGCGGCAACCAGGTCCGGGAGTTCAAGGCGATGGTCCGGGCGCTGCACGCGGCCGGCATCGAGGTGATCCTCGACGTCGTCTACAACCACACCGCCGAGGCCGAGCCGGACGGTCCCATGCTGTCCTTCCGCGGTCTGAGCAACCCCGACTACTACCGGCTCAACCCCGACGACCGGTCCCGCTACCTCGACTACACCGGCTGCGGCAACACCGTCGATGCCCGGATCCCGACGGTGCTGCAACTCATGATGGACTCGCTGCGGTACTGGGTCACCGAGATGCACGTCGACGGATTCCGTTTCGACCTGGCCTCCGCGCTGGCCCGGTCGCTGCACGACGTGGACAAGCTGTCCTCCTTCTTCGACACCATCCACCAGGACCCGGTGATCAGCCAGGTCAAACTGATCGCCGAGCCCTGGGACGTCGGCGACGGCGGGTACCAGGTCGGCGAGTTCCCGCCGTTGTGGACGGAATGGAACGGCAAGTACCGCGACACCGTGCGTGACTTCTGGGCCCACGGTGCCGGCGGTGTTCGCGACCTGGCTTACCGGCTGACCGGATCGTCGGACCTCTACGGCGACGACGGCCGCCTGCCCTTCGCCTCGATCAATTTCGTCACCGCCCACGACGGGTTCACCCTGCGGGACCTGGCCACCTACGAGCGAAAGCACAACGAGGCCAACGGCGAGAACAACCGCGACGGCACCGATGACAACCGCTCGGTCAACTTCGGCGTCGAGGGCGAGACGGCCGACTCCACGATCACGACGCTGCGCCTGCAACAGGTGCGCGCCGTGATGACGACGCTGGTGTTGTCCACCGGGGTGCCGATGATCACCGCGGGCGACGAACGCTGGCGAACCCAGGGCGGCAACAACAACGCCTACTGCCAGGACAACCCGACGTCCTGGATCGACTGGCGGGACCGAGACGAGGTCGCGGACCTGCAGACCCTGACGCGACGGCTGATCGAGCTGCGCAAACAGTCACCGGTGCTACGGCAGCGTGCCTTCTTCGAGGGCCATCCGGTCAACGGCGGCGACGGCTGCAAGGACCTGGCCTGGTTCCATCCCGCCGGCAAGGAGCTGGACGACGGAAACTGGTTCGACCGATCACTGCGCACGGTGGGCATGTACCTCGACGGGCGCGGACTGCGCCACCGTGGCCCGCGCGGCGAGCTGATCATCGACGATTCCTACCTGTTGCTGTTCCATTCCGGTGACGATGCAATCGACTTCACGGTGCCGGCCCTGCCGTGGGGCACGAGCTACGAGGTCGTGGTCGACACCACCGAGGTCGGCGGCCTGCCCGCCTCCGGCGAGGGATCGGATCTGGTCGACGGTGGCGACACGATCACGCTCGACGCCAGGTCAGTGCTCGTCTTCCGGGTGCACCGCAGCTGA
- a CDS encoding ABC transporter ATP-binding protein yields MGLDGPVAETEFALDPDATLQLEQVTVRRGEKLLLDQIDWTVEEDERWVVLGPNGAGKTTMLQLAAANLHPTTGTVAIFGERLGAVDVFELRPRIGLSSAALAQRIPGSELVSDVVVSAGYSVLGRWREAYGRLDVRRAKALLERFGVGGMADRTYGTLSEGERKRVQIARAMMTDPELLLLDEPAAGMDLGGREDLLRRLSHLAADALAPAIVLVTHHVEEIPVGFTHAMLLRDGRIVAQGLTSSVLTSEHLSETFGLPLRIERDAGRFFARAV; encoded by the coding sequence ATGGGGTTGGATGGACCGGTGGCCGAGACGGAATTCGCGCTGGACCCCGATGCGACCCTGCAGCTGGAGCAGGTGACGGTGCGGCGCGGCGAGAAACTGCTGCTCGACCAGATCGACTGGACGGTCGAGGAGGACGAGCGCTGGGTCGTGCTGGGTCCGAATGGGGCCGGCAAGACCACGATGCTGCAATTGGCGGCGGCGAATCTGCATCCCACGACGGGCACCGTGGCCATCTTCGGCGAGCGTCTGGGCGCCGTCGACGTGTTCGAGTTGCGCCCGCGGATCGGCCTGTCCTCGGCGGCCCTCGCCCAGCGGATTCCCGGGTCGGAGCTCGTGTCGGACGTGGTCGTGTCGGCCGGCTACTCGGTGCTCGGCCGGTGGCGGGAGGCCTACGGCCGCCTCGATGTGCGACGGGCCAAGGCGCTGCTGGAACGCTTCGGCGTCGGCGGCATGGCCGACCGGACCTACGGCACTCTCAGCGAAGGCGAACGCAAGCGCGTGCAGATCGCACGGGCGATGATGACCGACCCTGAACTGCTGCTGCTGGACGAGCCGGCGGCGGGCATGGATCTGGGCGGCCGGGAGGATCTGCTGCGCCGGCTCTCGCACCTGGCCGCGGACGCGCTCGCACCGGCGATCGTGCTGGTCACGCACCACGTCGAGGAGATTCCGGTTGGCTTCACCCACGCCATGCTGTTGCGCGACGGGCGCATCGTCGCCCAGGGGCTGACCAGCTCGGTGCTGACTTCGGAGCACCTCAGCGAGACCTTCGGTCTGCCGCTCAGGATCGAGCGGGATGCGGGCCGATTCTTCGCGCGCGCGGTCTGA
- a CDS encoding enoyl-CoA hydratase/isomerase family protein, protein MSELVRCEVDGAVATIRVDRPPVNALNVELQDGLRAAAAECTARDDIRAVVLYGGEKVFVAGADVKEFHVMSAQDMQRRGAALTDSLDAIAQIPKPVIAAVTGYALGGGCELALTADFRISADTAKWGQPEILLGLIPGAGGTQRLPRLIGPAKAKDLIYTGRFVDAAEALAIGLVDAVVEADQVYPTALAMARKFAAGPALALRAAKAAIDNGLDLDLANGLRLEAHLFAGIFATEDKQRGIASFIANGPGKADFVGN, encoded by the coding sequence GTGAGCGAACTCGTGCGGTGCGAGGTCGACGGAGCCGTCGCGACGATCAGGGTCGACCGGCCGCCGGTCAACGCCCTCAACGTCGAACTGCAGGACGGCCTTCGCGCGGCAGCAGCCGAATGTACGGCCCGCGACGACATCCGCGCCGTGGTGCTCTACGGCGGTGAGAAGGTCTTCGTGGCCGGCGCGGACGTGAAGGAATTTCACGTGATGTCGGCCCAGGACATGCAGCGTCGGGGCGCTGCGCTGACCGACTCGCTGGACGCGATCGCCCAGATCCCGAAGCCGGTAATCGCCGCGGTCACCGGCTATGCCCTCGGTGGCGGATGCGAGCTCGCCCTGACGGCGGACTTCCGGATCAGCGCCGACACCGCGAAGTGGGGTCAGCCGGAAATTCTGTTGGGGCTGATTCCCGGCGCCGGCGGCACCCAGCGCCTGCCTCGGCTGATCGGCCCGGCGAAGGCGAAGGACCTCATCTATACCGGGCGTTTCGTCGACGCCGCGGAGGCACTCGCCATAGGTCTGGTCGACGCCGTCGTCGAGGCCGACCAGGTCTACCCCACCGCGCTGGCCATGGCGCGCAAGTTCGCCGCCGGCCCCGCGCTGGCGTTGCGCGCGGCCAAAGCTGCGATCGACAACGGTCTGGACCTCGATCTGGCCAACGGCCTCCGGCTGGAGGCGCACCTGTTCGCCGGCATCTTCGCCACGGAGGACAAGCAGCGGGGGATCGCCTCCTTCATCGCCAACGGGCCCGGCAAGGCCGACTTCGTCGGGAACTGA
- a CDS encoding class I SAM-dependent methyltransferase, with protein MPTDTPAAPTSAANPHASAEQVEAAWKDSKLANVLYHDWEAATYDEKWSISFDQRCIDYARDRFSHVAGVENWPYPRALELGCGTGFFLLNLKLAGVLEEGHVTDLSPGMVEVAVRNGAGLGFDIDGRVADAESLPYPDDSFDLVVGHAVLHHIPDVELALREVVRVLKPGGRFVFAGEPTRFGDFVARRLSRLTWWATTRATRLPALHDWSRPKSELDASSRAAALEAVVDLHTFDPPRLRAMAHSAGAIEVSTKTDELTAAWFGWPVRTFEAAVPRDRLGFGWARFAFGTWKRLHALDSTLLSRVVPAGLFYNVEITGVKPSPPAGSPSLSGTPVALARTPGGTE; from the coding sequence ATGCCGACCGACACCCCTGCCGCACCGACAAGCGCGGCCAACCCCCACGCCAGCGCCGAACAGGTCGAAGCGGCCTGGAAGGACTCCAAGCTGGCCAACGTCCTCTATCACGACTGGGAGGCCGCAACCTACGACGAGAAATGGTCCATCAGCTTCGACCAGCGCTGCATCGACTACGCCCGCGATCGCTTCAGCCATGTCGCCGGGGTCGAGAACTGGCCCTACCCGCGTGCGCTCGAACTGGGCTGCGGAACCGGCTTCTTCCTGCTCAACCTCAAGCTGGCCGGCGTGCTCGAGGAGGGCCACGTCACCGACCTGAGTCCCGGCATGGTGGAGGTCGCGGTACGCAACGGCGCCGGCCTCGGCTTCGACATCGACGGCCGCGTCGCCGACGCCGAATCGCTGCCCTATCCCGACGACAGCTTCGACCTCGTCGTCGGGCACGCCGTCCTGCATCACATTCCCGATGTCGAGCTCGCGCTGCGGGAGGTGGTGCGGGTACTCAAGCCAGGAGGGCGCTTCGTCTTCGCCGGCGAGCCGACCCGATTCGGCGACTTCGTCGCCCGGCGACTGTCGCGTCTGACCTGGTGGGCGACGACGCGCGCCACCCGTCTGCCGGCACTACACGACTGGTCCCGTCCGAAGTCCGAGCTGGACGCCTCCTCCAGGGCAGCGGCGCTGGAGGCGGTGGTGGACCTGCACACCTTCGATCCGCCTCGGTTGCGGGCGATGGCCCATTCGGCCGGAGCGATCGAGGTGTCGACGAAGACCGACGAGTTGACCGCGGCCTGGTTCGGTTGGCCGGTTCGCACCTTCGAGGCGGCCGTTCCACGCGACAGACTCGGCTTCGGCTGGGCCAGGTTCGCCTTCGGCACCTGGAAGCGGCTGCATGCACTCGATTCGACACTGCTCAGCCGGGTCGTACCGGCCGGTCTGTTCTACAACGTCGAGATCACCGGGGTGAAGCCGTCGCCGCCGGCCGGCTCGCCGAGCCTGTCCGGTACCCCGGTCGCCCTTGCCCGTACGCCTGGGGGTACGGAGTGA